ATTTTCGACTGTTGGTCAGACATTGGACATTTTCATAAGCGTGTTTTCACGTTTTACATTTAACTGAATCAAcaattaatcaagaaaataacaGATGAAATGCTAATGAAAGTAGTTCCTGTTGTTCTGATGAGCAGAAGTGGAATCACTGGCTGAATGTTGGTTATTCCTCCAGTGCAGCTGGTCATTGACTGGCTGAGGTTCACCTTCTTTatgtaattatatttatttttgactgtgCCTCAGCTGTGTAATCCAGGTAATCTTATCTCCTGTTTCTTCACCAAACTAATAAGTGGCCTCTTACTTGTTTGCTGCTGGCGTGCGAGCCTCTTCTCCAGGGCCCTTTGTCTGTTCAGCTCCATTCGCCTGCGCTGTTCCTCGGTCAGGGAGGGAGCAGCTGGGGCTGGAGTAGAGTGGACTGGCCCTTGTAGGTCATTAGGGAAGTCCGTTCCACTAAAGGGATCCGGATCCCCAAATACTTGCAATTCAGGCTCGGCCTCCTCTTCGcctttaacaaaacattttacatgtgaCGGTAAGTTTTCAGGATAATTATGAACCTCGATCCATCTCAtattattatgttttgtgtGGCTTGattaacaaataaaacccaGAAATATCTTTTTACCCATACGTGTTACTCATTTGGGAGGTTGTTTTGGGTTTCACTCATCAGAACAAAATCCACAAATAGTGGGCTGTTGATGTTGGCTCCAGATTTCTGAATACAAATAACTTGTAACCCTGTTTGAACACAATGAAAATCCCAACTGTGTTTTAAATCTCTTTACCCCTAAAATCTTCGTGTGTCAGTGGCATATCCAGTCGTATCCGTTTGAGACAAGTCTGccacaggaaaaataaaggaCAGTTACACTTGAAGCACAGAAGTCAGAAGCCCTGCACACTTTATGGAAATATCCAGCATCAACATCTTCACCCCACCTGCACCTCCTTCTTGTTGCCGAGCTTCTCCACTTTGTCAATAAAGTcttcaaactgcagtttggGGTACAACCTGTGGGCCCAGTTCTCCATCTTCTGCATCAGCAGCCGCAGGTTCTCAGCCTGATTGggcaaacacagacattatgGAGCCCTGGGTAAATGCATGATATGATATTAAAGAACAGGCAAGGTGTCTGTAATGTTTGAGTTTGTTCACTGATCTGTTGCAAGCTCTTACCTCATGACCTTTGCCCTTGAAATGGACATTGTCAAACAGCGTTCGCAGAGCTGGAAGTCCTCTTTCCGAGGTcaacctgaagaaaaaaaaacaaaacatgtcaacTACAAACATTTCAATTCTCAACACCAACTGATCCCATTGATTCTTTGGTCCCTTGGAGCCAATCGACCAGGCTGTAAAGACAACACTGGCATATTAGCAGCTTATAAAATAGTTATAAGAAACACTTCCTATTTGCACAACCAGCAACTTTAGCATTTATTTGGAGATGcgtccaatattcactctcaTCTGAGTCTCCACTAACTGGAGTGAAACATTTGGCTCTTTAGCTAAATGAGCCATTGGGCAAATAGTGTAGAGTCAGCTTTCAGAGtttctgctgaaaacagctgccgTGCTGCTGGTGGAAATAAAGTTCATGAGAGCCAAGAGAGAGCAAAACCAGAGAACACTAGGTAATAATTCTTTGTGTGTTCATCACCATGAACAACCCCTTTCATATTGCTCACAGTCATTTAATCCACTGttcatatataaaaatattgattggtgcagctttaaattaTGCAGTGTAGAAGGTAATAAAACTAGGCCCACCAGGATCTTGACttcttttttattaatgaaGCCAAAAATTAGTGACCCTGGAGCTGCTTTTCTGAAAAACGCAAAACAATTTACAACCTCAAGTCTCAGGCTTCTGCAATAAATCAGAATACTTTTTAAATCCATCAGCAAGAAAAACTGTCATATGTAATTAGTTCTATTTAAAGTACCTTCAAGACCTTAAGCAGAGCTACAAATAACATGGTGTCTTCACTTCCTCACACCAGCAGAAACTCAATACTTatttattctgcattttaatACAGTTTAATCCTTTGTCATGAAAAGTACTGATGCCTGAGTCACCTCTGAGAGTCCAGTTTTGGCTGGGGTTTCTTCACTAATTTCCTTTTAGCAGCAGGGACTTCAGCCAGCTTGGAcacctcatcttcatcctccccTGCATCAGTCCCACCACAGGACAACAGGACAGGTGGTCAGCTTCACTTTGACAGTTACATAGGGCAAAGCTATCAGCAGGACAGATTCAAAGTTGATCTCTCAAATCATGACTAGCATTTGACATCTGAAGGTGTTTTTTGTTACAACTGAAGTCACCCCCTCCGAATGACTTACCATAATTGTATAAATCTTTGCAATATGAAATTAAACTACTAAAAACAACTCAAATGTTAACAGATGGATTTTGACAGCAGGTGACATGCAGCTTCTCACCGTTCGCAAAAGGATTTCCTCCCTCTTGCTCTCCCTGGCCCGGGGAGTGTGGTGGTGGGAGGGCAGGGAAAGCTTCATCTTCTATGCTGTCATATTCAGAAATGCCATTTTCCACTGGGTCAGACATTGTGCGTAATTCCTGGAGGAAAGGTAGAGGCTGTATGAACCACAATTTCATAAATATTGTTTGGACTAAGGCTGCAATAATTTCACTGTTATGTGCCTGATTGCAAAacaatttagttttttattcCATTGACTTTAAGTGCAACTATGGAGGGAACAACAGATTAATTCCAACATGACTGTTGTTTAGAAATCAATATCACTCAGTATGGAAATGTATTCCCATTCTGCACGTCTTTGTACCAGCTGTTACACATCAGTGTGAATCAAAAGATACATACACAGAAGATGAACAGTGAAAACgttcaaaacaaataaagaacaaaTTCAGTCACTGAAACGTCATGTCAGGTAGTAATGTTTGGAACAACCTTCAGAATTTGCTAACTGAAGGCCTGTACTTTAtctattttcagtattttcattttatgtgacTTTATATGAATACTAGGTCCTTATGATACCTAGAAGCTTCTAGttaatatattaaattatatttcacaTAATCTTTTTAATGTTGTGCACACAAGCTATTAATGTCTAATTGATTGAACTACAATGATCATTACAACAATCTGCTGATAGTTTTCtcaattaatcattttgtttataaaatgtcagaaatcagTGAAAATTACCAGTCCTACTGTCCCACAGAAACATCTTCAAATGTCTCATTCTGTCCATAATATTCAGTATACAATGATATAATG
The Mastacembelus armatus chromosome 3, fMasArm1.2, whole genome shotgun sequence DNA segment above includes these coding regions:
- the tipin gene encoding TIMELESS-interacting protein, translating into MSDPVENGISEYDSIEDEAFPALPPPHSPGQGEQEGGNPFANGEDEDEVSKLAEVPAAKRKLVKKPQPKLDSQRLTSERGLPALRTLFDNVHFKGKGHEAENLRLLMQKMENWAHRLYPKLQFEDFIDKVEKLGNKKEVQTCLKRIRLDMPLTHEDFRGEEEAEPELQVFGDPDPFSGTDFPNDLQGPVHSTPAPAAPSLTEEQRRRMELNRQRALEKRLARQQQTNPSDSQTVDTPTSADESTSVSSANVLNSSNDEDENVEDLDKEPAGSGAQPQNNPLKDSEPSAKSSLCEEETEMSQSPGRPPSTECQDED